The Verrucomicrobiota bacterium genome includes a region encoding these proteins:
- a CDS encoding type II toxin-antitoxin system RelE/ParE family toxin, producing MDFQVFLSREALSDLEHIVAYIALHNATAAERMGHLLLNAALSLNTFPERGRVVPEFQRPDLREIMVRSYRLIYRLNHEGKRLEVVRFWHAARGFPHIPH from the coding sequence ATGGATTTCCAAGTATTCCTATCCCGCGAAGCCCTGAGCGATTTGGAGCACATCGTTGCTTACATTGCGCTTCACAATGCCACTGCGGCAGAACGCATGGGGCACCTGCTACTCAATGCGGCACTGTCCCTCAACACCTTTCCGGAACGGGGCCGCGTCGTGCCTGAGTTTCAGCGTCCCGATTTACGTGAAATCATGGTTCGCTCTTACCGCCTCATTTACCGGCTGAACCACGAGGGCAAGCGGTTGGAAGTCGTGCGGTTTTGGCATGCGGCGCGAGGCTTCCCACACATTCCCCATTGA